The Candidatus Thermoplasmatota archaeon region AGGAACGCGGATAGGGTGGCGATTCACATTGGGCCATCATCTAGCTCACTTCGACCTTTCCACGAGCGCATCCGCCAAGCTCCGGAAGACGGGGGCGTGAAAGGGAAAGATCGCGTACCAATAGAGCCGACCGAGGATGCCGTTCGGGTAGAAGTATGATGTCTGCGTGAGCTTGCCCTCTGCCACCGTGAACTCAAGCCACGCCTTTCCAGGAAGCACCATCTGGGAGACGAGCAAGAGTCTTCTCCCCTCCACGAGATCGGCCACCTTCCAGAAGTCTAGGCTGTCCCCTATCCTCAGTTTCTCTGGGTCCCTTCTGCCCCTGGTGAGTCCGTACCCGCCTAGCAGCTTGTCGATCACCCCTCTGATGCGCCAGAGCATGTTAAACCTCAGCCATCCTCTGTGACCGCCCAGATGAGTGATGGTGGAGAACACGTCCTCGGCTCTCACTTCCCCCAGGTCCATGGTCTGCGTGTCGATGAATACGGCCTCTGCGATGTCGCCGTCGACTATGTCGCTCACTTCGCCCGCGCTGCTGTCGGACCAGCGGCTGATCACCTGGTTCTCTTCTATCTCCCTCAGAGCTCTTCTCAAGGCCTCCTCGTACGACATGGGAACGATGTCGGGGAAGTGTCTCCTTGCATTGTCGTTCTGCATGACCGTCTCCGACCTTATCCCTTCGATCAAGGCAGAGGCAATTCTGGTCGGGACCGGCGTGAGCATCATGAACCAGTAGGAGGAAAGCTTCAGCGTGGGCAAGAGCATCGGAATCAGGATCCTGCTCAGGCCCATCACATCGGAGGCCTGCTTGAGCATCTCTTGGAAGCTCATTCTCTCCGAGCCTATGTCGACGACCTGGTTGCCCTTGACAGACAGATCCTTCGCAGCCGTGAGATATTCGAGAACGTCATCCACCGCAATAGGCTGGGTCAGTGTCTTCACCCACATTGGTGGCGTCATCACGGGGAGCTTCTGCACGATGTTCCTGATTATCTCGAAGCTCGCGCTTCCGGAGCCGATGATGATGCCCGCCCGGAGCCATATCGTCTGGATCCTATCAGGACGAGAGCTCAGGACCTCGCCCACCTCGATCCTGCTCAGAAGGTGCTTGCTGGCGGTCTCCTTCACTCCGAGCCCTCCGAGGTATATGATTCTCCGCACGCCCGCCTCCGTGCAGGCGTCCAAGAAGTTCTGGGCGCTCAGCCTGTCAAGCTTCTCGTAGCCTCCTCCGGCCTCCATTGAGTGGATGAGGTAGTAGGCGACGTCCACGCCCTTGACCGCCTCTCTGAGGGAGTCCTTGTTGAACGTGTCCCCTTCGACGACCTCCGCCCCCGCACTCGTGTCGGTCGTGACCTTCCTCGAGTCCCGCACGAAGAGCCGCAGCTCCACATCCACATCCTCATGGAGTCGCTGGGTCAGCCTCCTACCTATGTATCCCGTCGCGCCTGTGAGCAGCACCTTCAAGCCCGTGCACCTTCAAGATTAGAAGATGCGCTCTCGTACTTATCATCAACTAAGGCAGAACCGAGATGCCAACTGGTGCTTGCTGGCCCCCTGTGGCCCTAGACGCCAGCCCTCTGAATCCCATCCATATTGAAGAGGGCTTCCTTCACCTTCTCCGATTCCATCTCGAGTCTCAGGTCTTCCAGGATGTCCATGGCCTTGTTCAGGTAGTCCTTCTCCTTCTCCGCATCCCCGTTCTCCTTCCACATCATTCCGTACTCGAAGTAGGAGTCTGCTAGTTCCTTCTCCGTCCCGATCTCTTCGCATATCCTGAGGCTCTCCTCGAAGTTCTCGATCGATTCTCTCCACCTCTTCTGCTCGCGATATATCATGCCGAAGACCCTTTTCGCGTGGGCGATGCCATCCTTGGCGCCCACCTCTTCTGACACCTCGGACGCCCTGGCGCAGAAGTCCAGGGCTTTCTGGAAGTCCTTCTTCTTGAGATATACTTCCGCGATCTTGATGGAATAGTAAGCCGCCAATATGCGGTCCTCAATCTCCTCTGACATCTTCAGGCCCTTCTCGCAGTACCTGAGAGCCCTACCGTATTCCCCCCGGCTGAAATGAGCGTTGCAGACGTTGTTGAGGGCGAGAGCTTCCTCGCTTTCCCCGCTCTCCACGACGTCGGGCTTCTTGGCCTCGATCTCCTCGTCCCGTTCCGCTTCTCTTATGCCGAGGCTCCTGATCTTAGCCCTTATCCTGGCCCTCTTCGTCCTTCCCTCGGCCACGTCCAATGCACTCTCGTAGGATTCTCTGCTCTTCTCGTAATCTCCGATCACGCTGTACGCATCTCCCAGACCGTCGAGAGTCTCCACTCTTCTCTGCTCCTCCTCTTCGATCTCCAGGGACTCGTCGTAGAACCTTATCGCCTCGTCGGTCGAGTAGTCCTTCTCCGCCGCCTTGATGAGGTACAGAAGCGCCTTGTCCCCGCTCCCGGAACGATGGTAGTGGAATGCCAGGTCTCCAGCCACCTCATCGAGATCGTCCTTGTTCAGCTCCTCGATGGACTCGGCGATGACCGCGTGATATTCCGTCCTCAGTTCCCGCGGCATCTCGGAGTAGAGCACTTCCTTTATCATTGAGTGGTCGAACACATAGCTGCCATTGCCAGAATGAATCAACCTGTGTCTCTGGTCCAACCGCCTGAGAGCCTTGAGCAGATCTATCCTTCCGTTCCTCATTGCAGAGGCCAGGACCTTGGATGTGAACTCTGCACCGATGATCGAGGCCCAGTCAAGTGTCTCCCTCGGCTCCTCTTTCACTCGGTCCAGCCTTCTCAGGATCAGGTCGTATATCTTGGAGGGGATGCTGACATCCCGGATGTCTTTGACCAACCTCCAGGCCCCGTCCTGAGCCTCGATTATCCCCTCTTCTACGAACGATTTCACTAGCTCTATCAAGAACAGCGGATTCCCCTCAGTCTTCTGATATATCCGCTTCCTGAAGTCATCACTGAAGTCGGTTGCCCCGAGGAGGGATGTCAGGAACTCCATCGTGTACTTGTCGGGCAGTCTCTGCAGCTCCATCTTCTCGTGCAGGTCCTCACGACTCATCAGACGCATGGTCTCGACGAGAGGATGACCGTTCTCATCCTCCACGACAAGGTCCTCGGGCCTGTAGGTGCCCAGAATGAGGAGGGGGCTCTCCCGCGTCCTTCCCGCGAGATGATGCATCAGCGCCAGGGAGGACGGGTCTGCCCACTGCAGGTCCTCGATGCACAGGAGCGTCGGCGTGTCGCGGGCCTGCCTGATCATCCCCAAGGAGACGTTCTCGAATAGCGAGTCCCTCCTCGCCTCCGTGTCCTCTTTCCCGTGGAAGATGCCATCGTACTTGCCTGAAGTGATGAGTGCCTCGAGGATCCTCTCGATACCCTCCACCTTCTCGCCGTCTCCGTCCCAGTTCGTCAGTTCATTGCCGTAGTTGCTGTCAACCTCCGAGAGTATGTCGCCCATGTCGCTTATCAGGGACTCGTTCTCCCGACCCGTGAGTATCACCACGAGATTCGCGATCCTCCCGCCCTCTATGAGGATGGTGCAGTCGCCGTAGCCGAGTCTGTTCAACGTGTCCCGCGTCTCCTCACCAGTGAGCATGGACAATGAGTCCTTCACGAAGCTCCCAACGGCGGAGAGCATCGAGGCGAATATGTCCGAGTCGAGCTCCGTCTCTTCCCTCAGCACCTCTTCTATCGACAGGCCTGTGTCCTCCACTAGATAGACGGCCTCTACCCTCGGCGCTTCCTCTGCAAGAAGGTAACCTAGGTCCTTGGACCTCAGGGCCTCCACGAAAGACATGTAAGGTCTGAGGGATTCGTACATGCAGTTACCAGACATCACCTGGAAGCCCTCCGATCGGGCGATGGACTTCAGCTCCTCCACGAGCGTGGTCTTGCCTACGCCTGCTTCCCCTGAGATCAGGAGGGTGTTCCCGCGTCCTTCTGCGACTCCATCGAGGTATGCCTCCAGCTCCCTGAGCTCTTGCTCTCTACCCACTATGTGGGGATGAAAATCGAGCTGTGGCATAGACTCCCCCATTTCATCATCTAGTATCATCTTATATATCTTTTCCCTGCGGGATGCTGGCTTTCTTGGGATCCGCCCGAACCCCGCCATCGGGATGCATGAAGTGCCAGGTGACCGTCGTAAGCCCCCTTCTGTTCCGACGGCATTCGACTAAGCGTCCTACCTGCTTTCGCTATTTGGACTTGCTCCGGTGGGGAGTCGCCGTCTCACCAAATCCGCTGGAGACCTCATCGCCTGGCGAATCATCGCATTATCCAGCGGCTGTGTCGTTTCTGCGCCCTTGCCTGCCCTCTCGGACAACTGGCTTGAACCAGTCCACCTTCTGAAGGAGGGGGGACTTTCCTCAGCGCCCGAAGGCACCGTCAGCCGTCCACGGTCTCCTGGCGTATATACAAACGACCCGCTCACATAAAGCTTTTTCGCGAGGTGACCGATCTCAGGACAGGGATGCTTTCCAGCTTCTCTTCATCGAGCCTCTCCCAGAGGATCCCGTTGGGCTTCTCCCTCCTCTCGCACTCGATGACCTCCCTCCTCGTGACAATGAAATCGATCGGGACATCATGCTCGACCATCGGAATGTCAACGTCAACGACCTGGACCGCGTGGACCGTCGTTAGAATCGGCGTGTCCTCATCCACAATCCCGAACTCCCGCCCGATTGCATACTCCAGGTCCGAGTAGCCGCCGCCCTTCCCAACCCTCCCGCCTGAGCGGTTCACGGCGACCGAGCCCGCTACGACGATGTCAACAGGATTCATCTCTCGCGGATGCACCGCCCGCCCGTACTTGAACGCGCCTCGGATGGTCGATGCCTTTCGCGGGGACTCGATGTAGTTCGGGTCGACGCGGATGAAGCACTTCTCCTCCCTCAGGCGGGGGACGGCCATGTATATCGTCTTCCCGCTCTGCAGCGCCATCTCCCTGAGCGGTCTCTGCGGGCTGTCGGGGTTGCACTTCACGAACCTCGCATCCCGCCAGGATTCCAGCTCCTCCACCTTCTTGGCGGCCACGTCGGCGCCCTTGAAGTTGGGAATGCGTCCGAGAACCGGGCGGGGGAATAGAGCGATGTCCTTCTCCTCCATGACGTCCCAGATCATCTCCCGGATCTCGTCCTTGTCCATCGCTCTCACGATGTCAGCTCGACTATCTTCTCATAGTTGTCCGGGTTCCTCTCGAAGTAAGCGCGCACGGGTTCCATGATCTCGTTCAGGTACCGCGTCGTCGCGTTCTTCAGGTCGCTCGGGTGCAGCTCCCTTCCGCCAAACGCCTTTCTAAGTTCCTCGTAGCTCCTGAAGGAGACGTCCCCGCCGAACTTC contains the following coding sequences:
- a CDS encoding SDR family oxidoreductase translates to MKVLLTGATGYIGRRLTQRLHEDVDVELRLFVRDSRKVTTDTSAGAEVVEGDTFNKDSLREAVKGVDVAYYLIHSMEAGGGYEKLDRLSAQNFLDACTEAGVRRIIYLGGLGVKETASKHLLSRIEVGEVLSSRPDRIQTIWLRAGIIIGSGSASFEIIRNIVQKLPVMTPPMWVKTLTQPIAVDDVLEYLTAAKDLSVKGNQVVDIGSERMSFQEMLKQASDVMGLSRILIPMLLPTLKLSSYWFMMLTPVPTRIASALIEGIRSETVMQNDNARRHFPDIVPMSYEEALRRALREIEENQVISRWSDSSAGEVSDIVDGDIAEAVFIDTQTMDLGEVRAEDVFSTITHLGGHRGWLRFNMLWRIRGVIDKLLGGYGLTRGRRDPEKLRIGDSLDFWKVADLVEGRRLLLVSQMVLPGKAWLEFTVAEGKLTQTSYFYPNGILGRLYWYAIFPFHAPVFRSLADALVERSK
- a CDS encoding DUF2791 family P-loop domain-containing protein; this encodes MPQLDFHPHIVGREQELRELEAYLDGVAEGRGNTLLISGEAGVGKTTLVEELKSIARSEGFQVMSGNCMYESLRPYMSFVEALRSKDLGYLLAEEAPRVEAVYLVEDTGLSIEEVLREETELDSDIFASMLSAVGSFVKDSLSMLTGEETRDTLNRLGYGDCTILIEGGRIANLVVILTGRENESLISDMGDILSEVDSNYGNELTNWDGDGEKVEGIERILEALITSGKYDGIFHGKEDTEARRDSLFENVSLGMIRQARDTPTLLCIEDLQWADPSSLALMHHLAGRTRESPLLILGTYRPEDLVVEDENGHPLVETMRLMSREDLHEKMELQRLPDKYTMEFLTSLLGATDFSDDFRKRIYQKTEGNPLFLIELVKSFVEEGIIEAQDGAWRLVKDIRDVSIPSKIYDLILRRLDRVKEEPRETLDWASIIGAEFTSKVLASAMRNGRIDLLKALRRLDQRHRLIHSGNGSYVFDHSMIKEVLYSEMPRELRTEYHAVIAESIEELNKDDLDEVAGDLAFHYHRSGSGDKALLYLIKAAEKDYSTDEAIRFYDESLEIEEEEQRRVETLDGLGDAYSVIGDYEKSRESYESALDVAEGRTKRARIRAKIRSLGIREAERDEEIEAKKPDVVESGESEEALALNNVCNAHFSRGEYGRALRYCEKGLKMSEEIEDRILAAYYSIKIAEVYLKKKDFQKALDFCARASEVSEEVGAKDGIAHAKRVFGMIYREQKRWRESIENFEESLRICEEIGTEKELADSYFEYGMMWKENGDAEKEKDYLNKAMDILEDLRLEMESEKVKEALFNMDGIQRAGV
- a CDS encoding 5-formyltetrahydrofolate cyclo-ligase yields the protein MDKDEIREMIWDVMEEKDIALFPRPVLGRIPNFKGADVAAKKVEELESWRDARFVKCNPDSPQRPLREMALQSGKTIYMAVPRLREEKCFIRVDPNYIESPRKASTIRGAFKYGRAVHPREMNPVDIVVAGSVAVNRSGGRVGKGGGYSDLEYAIGREFGIVDEDTPILTTVHAVQVVDVDIPMVEHDVPIDFIVTRREVIECERREKPNGILWERLDEEKLESIPVLRSVTSRKSFM